Proteins encoded within one genomic window of Tigriopus californicus strain San Diego chromosome 12, Tcal_SD_v2.1, whole genome shotgun sequence:
- the LOC131891262 gene encoding uncharacterized protein LOC131891262, whose product MTTTPTTTTTSVTTTITSTTTTTTTSTTTTTTKTTTTTVTTSTTTTITTTTETTNTTTATSTNTTTTTSTTTTITTTTTSTTTAQTKSTTTAMTTTITATTMTNTKTNTTTKTTNKATTTTTTTITTTTATTSTTTATSTITTTTTSTSNTTTTTTTTTTTTTTTTTTTTTTTITDTRTTTATIKTTTEATSTTTAITTITIAITTITTATTTTTTTTTTTTTTTVTTTTQGYFGMAPELGSVSAPKLLNCLQIDIEFMSETFEKMIVDMAEECQEKCPKNC is encoded by the exons ATGACTACAACAcctacaactacaacaacatcTGTAACCACCACAATAACATCtacaaccaccacaacaactacttcaaccaccaccacaacaacaaaaacaacgaCGACTACAGTCACAACATCCACCACTACGACTATAACGACCACAACAGAAACTACAAATACCACAACTGCAACATCTACAAATACCACAACTACTACTTCAACCACCACAACAATAACCACCACTACGACTTCAACGACCACAGCACAAACTAAAAGCACCACAACTGCAatgacaacaacaataacTGCTACGACAATGACTAATACTAAAACAAAcaccacaacaaaaacaaccaacAAAGCCACTACAACAACCACTACGACTATAACGACCACAACAGCAACTACTAGCACCACAACTGCAACATCTACGATCACCACaactactacttcaacctccaacaccaccaccaccaccaccacaacaacaacaacaacaactacaacaacaactacaacaacaactaccacgATCACAGACACTAGAACCACCACTGCGACTATAAAGACCACAACAGAAGCTACAAGCACCACAACTGCAATCACAACAATAACTATTGCAATCACAACAATAACTActgctacaacaacaacaactactactactactactactacaactacgACCGTCACAACAACGACACAAG GCTATTTCGGAATGGCCCCTGAACTTGGGTCAGTTAGTGCTCCCAAGCTTTTGAATTGCCTCCAAATTGATATCGAATTTATGTCCGAAACATTCGAAAAAATGATCGTGGATATGGCTGAGGAAtgccaagaaaaat GTCCAAAAAACTGCtga